A region of Methanobrevibacter wolinii SH DNA encodes the following proteins:
- a CDS encoding ABC transporter ATP-binding protein — MNKVIEFKNVTKEYVNGEHVLNAVNKLNFTIDKGEFVVILGPSGSGKSTLLNLLGGLDSVSYGDIIIDDNNITHYNDNELTKFRAEKIGFIFQFYNLIPSLTVYENIDLISELIDKDIDVDYALNQVDLLDHSDQFPSELSGGEQQRVSIARAIIKKPSLLLCDEPTGALDSKTGFKIIKIIHDLSFKDNTTVVVVTHNEKIAEIANKVIYLNDGKIDNIKINTNPKTPEEIDW, encoded by the coding sequence TTGAATAAAGTAATTGAATTCAAAAATGTAACAAAAGAGTATGTTAATGGAGAACATGTTTTAAATGCAGTAAATAAATTAAATTTCACAATTGATAAAGGTGAATTTGTAGTAATTCTTGGACCTTCAGGCTCAGGAAAATCAACATTATTAAATCTTCTTGGAGGATTAGATAGTGTAAGTTATGGTGATATAATAATTGATGATAATAATATAACCCATTATAATGATAATGAACTTACAAAGTTTAGAGCAGAGAAAATTGGGTTTATATTTCAATTTTATAATTTAATTCCAAGTTTAACTGTTTATGAAAATATTGATTTAATTTCTGAACTTATAGATAAAGATATTGATGTTGATTATGCTCTTAATCAAGTAGATTTACTTGATCATTCAGATCAATTTCCATCAGAATTATCAGGTGGTGAACAACAAAGAGTATCCATTGCAAGGGCAATTATTAAAAAACCAAGTTTATTACTTTGTGATGAACCAACAGGTGCTTTAGATTCAAAAACTGGTTTTAAAATTATTAAAATTATTCATGATTTATCTTTTAAAGATAATACAACTGTTGTTGTAGTAACACATAATGAAAAGATTGCAGAAATTGCAAATAAAGTTATTTATTTAAATGATGGAAAAATTGATAATATTAAAATTAATACTAATCCAAAAACTCCTGAAGAGATTGATTGGTAG